From Virgibacillus natechei, the proteins below share one genomic window:
- the thiM gene encoding hydroxyethylthiazole kinase, with protein MNPNIIQEVRENNPLIHHLTNQVVMNFTANGLLSFGGAPIMAKSEEEADEIASIADGVLLNIGTLTPVELPAMIAAGKAANEKEIPVVLDPVGVPATSFRTSAMKEIVQEVKPTVIKGNAGEMAHLVQIPWETKGVDSLGGEDTEGIAAKVAADYDTTAIVTGKTDLICIGGKIIRNKTGHSILAKVTGAGCLLGSILTACLTTRYSIEEQALAAIEFYGLAAEFAASHEEVAGSGTFIPRFIDALSLETEALERSK; from the coding sequence ATGAATCCAAACATTATTCAGGAAGTACGGGAAAATAATCCATTGATTCATCATCTAACAAATCAAGTGGTCATGAATTTCACCGCTAATGGTCTACTCTCCTTTGGCGGCGCTCCTATTATGGCAAAATCTGAAGAAGAGGCTGATGAAATAGCGTCGATTGCGGACGGCGTTCTGCTTAATATTGGCACTCTAACACCCGTGGAGCTTCCCGCAATGATTGCTGCAGGAAAAGCTGCAAACGAGAAAGAAATCCCAGTAGTACTCGATCCTGTAGGAGTACCAGCTACATCATTTCGCACATCTGCTATGAAAGAAATCGTACAAGAAGTGAAACCTACTGTAATCAAAGGAAACGCTGGTGAAATGGCCCACCTTGTTCAAATTCCTTGGGAAACAAAAGGTGTTGATTCGCTCGGTGGTGAGGATACTGAAGGGATTGCTGCAAAAGTGGCAGCAGACTATGACACTACTGCAATCGTTACCGGGAAAACAGACCTCATTTGTATAGGAGGAAAAATAATTCGTAATAAAACAGGTCATTCCATTTTGGCAAAGGTAACAGGAGCGGGATGTTTGTTGGGGTCTATCCTAACTGCTTGCTTAACAACTAGGTACTCTATTGAAGAACAGGCATTAGCAGCAATTGAATTTTACGGATTAGCTGCTGAATTCGCTGCTTCCCATGAAGAAGTAGCAGGTTCCGGAACCTTTATCCCCCGATTCATTGATGCACTCTCACTAGAGACCGAAGCACTCGAAAGGAGTAAATAA
- a CDS encoding LytTR family DNA-binding domain-containing protein, whose protein sequence is MKVNIDIDDKHEETTLTIQAKEWTEELEEIVKVVKKRRQQRLFGVELDQTILLDPNEVDFVYAEKRKIFATLKDRTIEIKMKLYEVEEILVPHDFTRFSKSVIGNVNRIERFELSFNGNLCVYFHSGNKEYITRKYVAAIKEKLMKGGQAYDR, encoded by the coding sequence ATGAAAGTGAACATTGATATCGATGATAAGCATGAGGAAACTACGCTGACCATTCAAGCAAAGGAATGGACGGAGGAACTGGAGGAAATTGTGAAGGTTGTAAAGAAGCGAAGACAGCAGCGTTTATTTGGTGTTGAATTGGATCAGACGATACTTCTCGATCCGAATGAGGTCGATTTTGTCTATGCTGAAAAGAGAAAGATATTTGCTACATTAAAAGATCGTACAATTGAAATAAAAATGAAGTTGTATGAAGTAGAGGAAATACTGGTTCCCCATGACTTTACACGTTTTTCTAAATCAGTTATTGGAAATGTAAATCGTATCGAGCGCTTCGAATTATCTTTTAACGGCAACCTTTGTGTTTACTTTCATTCTGGAAATAAAGAATACATTACAAGAAAATATGTGGCAGCCATAAAGGAAAAGCTGATGAAGGGTGGGCAAGCATATGATCGTTGA
- the thiE gene encoding thiamine phosphate synthase codes for MMPPLRQSLRKYFIMGSQNCDQDPVQILESAANSGITAFQFREKGEGSLTGDAKLELGKRLREVCRQHNIPFIVNDDVDLACLLHADGIHVGQDDSSVEEIRKHFPDKIIGLSLSNADEVAKSPISIIDYIGAGPVFATNSKADAKATVGVEWMTALRKQFPDLPIVGIGGITTDNANSVIKAGADGVSVISAITKAKNTKEAVRAL; via the coding sequence ATGATGCCTCCATTAAGACAAAGCTTGCGTAAATACTTTATTATGGGCAGTCAAAATTGTGATCAAGATCCAGTACAAATACTAGAATCCGCAGCCAATTCGGGAATAACAGCCTTTCAGTTCCGTGAAAAAGGTGAAGGTTCGTTAACGGGTGATGCAAAATTGGAGTTAGGTAAACGACTACGTGAAGTGTGCAGGCAGCATAATATTCCCTTTATCGTTAATGATGATGTTGACTTAGCGTGTTTATTACATGCTGATGGCATCCACGTCGGACAGGATGATAGCTCAGTAGAAGAAATTCGCAAGCATTTTCCGGATAAAATTATCGGACTCTCTTTATCAAATGCTGACGAAGTTGCTAAAAGCCCTATTTCCATCATCGATTACATAGGCGCAGGACCTGTTTTTGCAACCAACTCAAAAGCTGATGCTAAAGCAACTGTGGGAGTAGAGTGGATGACAGCATTAAGAAAACAGTTTCCCGACTTACCAATAGTAGGAATCGGCGGGATCACCACAGATAATGCAAATTCTGTGATTAAAGCTGGAGCAGACGGCGTTTCTGTTATATCAGCAATAACCAAAGCAAAGAATACTAAAGAAGCAGTTAGAGCATTATAG
- a CDS encoding type 1 glutamine amidotransferase domain-containing protein, protein MRLKNKKVIALVEHEFEDLELWYPVLRLQEEGAQVDLVGKEANKKYIGKYGVPAESAYAFTDVHAENYDGILVPGGWAPDKLRRYSEVLDFIKIMDNQKKPIGQICHAGWVLISAGILQGKKVTSTPGIKDDMTNAGSEWSDEAVVVDGHIISSRRPPDLPPYVKAFADKLAD, encoded by the coding sequence ATGCGACTTAAAAATAAAAAAGTCATCGCACTTGTTGAACACGAGTTTGAAGATCTAGAGCTTTGGTATCCGGTCTTACGCCTTCAAGAAGAGGGCGCCCAAGTTGATTTAGTTGGAAAAGAAGCAAATAAAAAGTATATTGGAAAATATGGTGTGCCTGCCGAGTCTGCATATGCCTTTACTGACGTTCACGCAGAGAATTATGACGGGATTCTTGTTCCCGGCGGATGGGCTCCAGACAAATTAAGGCGCTATTCTGAGGTTTTGGATTTCATCAAGATTATGGATAATCAAAAGAAACCAATTGGTCAAATTTGCCATGCAGGCTGGGTTCTTATTTCTGCAGGGATTTTACAAGGTAAAAAGGTAACAAGCACTCCTGGCATCAAAGATGATATGACGAATGCTGGTTCCGAGTGGAGTGACGAAGCAGTAGTGGTTGACGGTCACATCATATCCAGCCGCCGCCCACCGGATCTACCACCATATGTTAAAGCATTTGCCGATAAATTAGCAGATTAA
- a CDS encoding DUF3021 domain-containing protein, with the protein MIVEVLKRATTGIAVGGIYTFIVLSFVKFYGVDATVSEIWLSMLGSFIIGIYFGLSSFIFEFHDWSYLKQTVIHFSLSITIYFIIALSTGWVPFTPLAILSNALVWIAFYTLVWIGFYIYFKKVEASLNEELQNKK; encoded by the coding sequence ATGATCGTTGAAGTGCTAAAACGGGCCACAACCGGGATTGCTGTAGGAGGAATTTATACATTTATTGTCCTTTCCTTTGTCAAATTTTATGGAGTAGATGCTACCGTTTCAGAAATTTGGCTGAGTATGTTGGGCAGTTTCATTATTGGCATTTACTTTGGATTATCTTCTTTTATATTTGAGTTTCATGACTGGAGTTATTTAAAACAAACGGTTATCCACTTCAGCCTGTCGATTACTATTTATTTTATCATTGCGCTTTCGACTGGATGGGTGCCCTTTACACCTCTCGCAATTCTCAGCAACGCACTCGTGTGGATTGCGTTTTATACCTTAGTTTGGATAGGTTTTTATATATATTTCAAAAAGGTGGAAGCCTCCTTGAATGAGGAATTGCAGAACAAGAAATAA
- the thiW gene encoding energy coupling factor transporter S component ThiW, translating into MNRTRLLTTMAVFVAIGTITAQLLWFPAGVARAYPVQHAVNVMAAVMLGPGPAVVIAFMISVLRNMLGLGTLLAFPGGMVGAFLAGYLYKKIGKKAWAVFGEAFGSGVIGSLFAVPFAQLLMGSSVGAFAFMPAFLVSSITGAFIGWFIISKVKYQSLVRI; encoded by the coding sequence TTGAATCGAACGCGTTTATTAACAACGATGGCTGTTTTTGTAGCAATTGGAACCATTACTGCACAATTATTATGGTTTCCCGCTGGAGTGGCACGAGCATACCCTGTTCAGCATGCGGTCAACGTCATGGCTGCCGTAATGCTTGGTCCAGGTCCTGCAGTCGTCATTGCTTTTATGATTAGTGTACTCCGGAATATGCTGGGTCTCGGAACATTACTCGCGTTTCCAGGCGGTATGGTCGGAGCATTTTTAGCTGGCTACCTCTATAAAAAAATCGGCAAAAAAGCATGGGCTGTATTTGGCGAAGCATTTGGAAGCGGGGTTATTGGCTCCCTATTTGCTGTACCATTTGCACAACTACTGATGGGAAGCTCTGTTGGTGCCTTCGCCTTTATGCCAGCATTTCTTGTCAGTAGTATTACCGGTGCGTTTATCGGTTGGTTTATCATATCAAAGGTTAAATATCAAAGTTTAGTACGCATATAA
- a CDS encoding BCCT family transporter — MESKKKEKLDWTVFIVSGGFLILFIILSFINSDMVGNGITTLFDYSAKFFGGYWQLLLLGNFFIGLFLAFSKYGKVRLGKQDKPKYSNFRWVAMILVTLLASGGVFWAASEPMYHYMDTPPLLGGGEFNNIDGAFAYSFMHWGFLAWAILGTLAVIVMMYVHYNKGYPLRPRGLLYPLFGEKIYHRSVLGSSADIFSIIATVAGTLGPLGFLGLQISYGLNHLFGLPDSLMMSIVVVMILVLVAAISAATGVDRGILTLSRYNVGFTIFLAMVVLLVGPTMFIMDAFIGGTGFHLQNFFTMSLFRGDEAWLGAWTIFFWGWFIGYAPMLIVFISRISRGRTIRELVIGVSIAAPLVNNFWFSVVGGTGVFFERENPGSVSNALNEGGMPAAVMAITDQLPMGMLFGIGFLLVSVIFVATTADTMSYTVAATLTGNDQPKRWLRVFWTLIFGLTTVMILTIGEDSIASIQNSIVITAVPVSLLLLPPLWSAPKIARKMAIEQGLIWQREINKKVNK; from the coding sequence GTGGAATCAAAGAAAAAGGAAAAGTTGGATTGGACAGTTTTTATAGTAAGTGGCGGTTTTTTAATCTTATTTATAATATTATCTTTTATCAACAGTGACATGGTAGGGAACGGAATTACAACGTTATTTGATTATTCCGCTAAATTTTTTGGTGGATATTGGCAACTGTTATTGTTGGGTAATTTCTTCATTGGATTGTTTTTAGCCTTTTCAAAGTACGGAAAAGTTCGTTTAGGAAAACAGGACAAACCTAAATATAGTAATTTTCGTTGGGTTGCTATGATTTTAGTTACCTTATTGGCGAGTGGTGGTGTGTTTTGGGCAGCATCAGAGCCGATGTATCATTATATGGATACTCCTCCTTTACTCGGTGGTGGGGAATTTAATAATATAGACGGAGCATTCGCGTATTCCTTTATGCATTGGGGATTCTTAGCATGGGCCATTTTGGGGACATTAGCTGTAATTGTTATGATGTATGTACATTATAATAAAGGATATCCTCTACGCCCAAGAGGTTTATTATATCCTCTATTTGGTGAAAAAATTTATCATAGAAGTGTGCTGGGATCCTCGGCTGATATTTTTTCTATTATAGCGACGGTGGCTGGTACATTAGGTCCGCTTGGGTTTCTAGGATTACAGATATCCTATGGGCTTAATCATTTATTTGGTTTGCCGGATAGTTTAATGATGAGTATAGTTGTTGTAATGATACTTGTTTTAGTAGCAGCAATATCAGCTGCAACAGGTGTAGATAGAGGGATTCTAACACTCAGCCGCTATAATGTTGGGTTTACCATTTTTCTAGCAATGGTCGTACTTCTTGTTGGACCTACCATGTTTATTATGGATGCGTTCATCGGTGGTACCGGATTCCACTTGCAAAACTTCTTCACGATGAGTTTATTTCGCGGTGATGAAGCATGGCTAGGTGCATGGACTATATTTTTCTGGGGTTGGTTTATCGGTTATGCGCCGATGTTGATCGTATTTATTAGTAGAATTTCTCGTGGGAGAACGATTAGAGAGTTAGTGATTGGTGTATCAATTGCAGCTCCATTAGTTAATAACTTTTGGTTCTCCGTTGTAGGAGGAACAGGGGTGTTCTTTGAAAGAGAAAATCCAGGTTCAGTCTCAAATGCTTTGAATGAAGGTGGTATGCCTGCAGCTGTTATGGCAATCACGGACCAACTACCAATGGGTATGTTATTCGGGATAGGGTTTCTCCTTGTATCTGTTATCTTTGTTGCAACAACTGCAGATACTATGTCTTATACAGTTGCCGCTACTTTAACGGGTAATGATCAACCGAAAAGGTGGTTGCGTGTATTCTGGACGTTGATATTCGGTCTCACTACCGTGATGATTCTTACAATTGGTGAAGATAGTATTGCATCGATTCAGAATTCAATTGTTATAACGGCCGTCCCCGTGTCCCTGTTATTGTTGCCTCCGTTATGGAGTGCACCAAAAATAGCACGCAAGATGGCAATAGAACAAGGCCTTATCTGGCAGCGAGAAATTAATAAAAAAGTAAATAAATAA
- a CDS encoding phytoene/squalene synthase family protein, translated as METEAKLQKDAMRVLKLTSRTFYIPIKLLKPTLRETVGAAYLCMRAIDEIEDHEQLDAETKQHLLRRTSELLLTEFDDEAYRELLKPYESLLPEVTIRMNDWIAFCPEGFVGKMKEATSVMAGGMADWVEKDFQIETKADLDDYTYYVAGLVGVLLTDIWKWYDNTESDRDLAVGYGRGLQAVNILRNQGEDAERGVRFVPDNWTREDLFAYARNNLKQGDQYIEGIDNKNVTLFSKIPLELAKRTLRAMEKGNEKMSREEVESTVEEIINE; from the coding sequence GTGGAAACTGAAGCGAAATTACAAAAAGATGCTATGCGTGTGTTAAAACTTACAAGTAGAACGTTTTATATTCCGATTAAATTACTCAAGCCAACATTGAGAGAAACAGTTGGTGCTGCTTATTTATGCATGCGTGCGATAGATGAAATAGAAGATCATGAACAATTGGATGCTGAAACAAAGCAACATTTGTTGAGGAGAACGAGTGAGTTATTACTAACTGAATTTGATGACGAGGCATATCGCGAATTACTAAAGCCGTATGAATCCCTTTTACCGGAAGTAACAATCAGAATGAACGATTGGATAGCCTTTTGTCCTGAAGGCTTCGTGGGTAAAATGAAGGAAGCAACAAGTGTAATGGCTGGTGGTATGGCTGATTGGGTCGAAAAGGACTTTCAAATAGAAACCAAAGCGGATTTGGACGATTATACATATTACGTCGCAGGCTTAGTTGGTGTTTTGCTTACCGATATTTGGAAATGGTATGACAATACAGAATCTGACAGAGACTTGGCTGTAGGATATGGTCGAGGGTTACAGGCGGTTAATATATTGCGTAATCAAGGAGAGGACGCGGAACGTGGTGTACGATTTGTTCCTGATAATTGGACAAGGGAAGATCTATTTGCCTATGCAAGGAACAATTTAAAACAAGGTGATCAATACATAGAAGGTATCGATAATAAAAATGTTACGTTGTTTTCTAAAATTCCATTAGAATTAGCGAAACGCACACTAAGGGCAATGGAAAAAGGCAATGAAAAAATGTCGCGTGAAGAAGTAGAGTCAACAGTAGAAGAGATTATTAATGAATAA
- a CDS encoding prolyl oligopeptidase family serine peptidase, which yields MKTVKKDNIVEDFYGTKVADPYRWLEDSSSLETVEWGNSLAAQCDTYFSQAESKAFDKQRLEELWNYPKFFVPKQVKSNLFYQKNDGLQNQAVLYKRGEEQDAVVVDPNTLSEDGTIAMTNYAFSNDGAYIAYATSLHGSDWQQIHVRDIQSGQDLEDHIRYVKFTAIAWAPDHSGFFYSRFPEPGSVEKEDESNYNAVYFHKLGTSQDDDPLVHEQPDEKELMFSPMISDDEKHLCLHVFQGTASENRVFVKAIDSKVEFMRLLDDQNAGYQYITNEGRIFYFQTDLDSPNGRVIAIDLDHPEPQNWQEVLPEQDDVMDSVKFINGKFIVVLLHDAHHQLHVYNQNGTYLYQIKLPIIGSLTEMTCHKETDEIYFGMTSFLSPTIIYHYEMDDPDVTVFAESTLPVDTTDFQTEQVFYTSKDGSKIPMFLTHHNDIKLDSENPVILNGYGGFNISRTPSFNPAILRWLEKGGIYAVANLRGGNEYGEKWHKAGMLENKQNVFDDFIAAGEWLIETKYTNQKKLSIMGGSNGGLLVAACMLQRPDLFGAVICTVPVIDMLRYHKFTIGRYWIPEFGNPEKPEHFPFLYAYSPLHNIKNGQKYPPILITTAESDDRVLPAHAKKFAATLLEKADKDSTVILRLEAKAGHGLGKPTSKVIDEWADFYAFLDMELK from the coding sequence ATGAAAACAGTGAAAAAAGATAACATCGTTGAAGACTTTTATGGAACAAAGGTAGCTGATCCATATCGATGGTTGGAAGATTCATCCTCATTAGAAACCGTGGAATGGGGAAATTCCTTGGCAGCGCAATGCGATACCTATTTTTCACAAGCTGAATCAAAAGCGTTCGACAAACAGCGATTAGAGGAATTGTGGAATTATCCAAAGTTTTTTGTACCAAAACAAGTGAAAAGTAATTTATTTTACCAAAAAAATGATGGCTTACAAAATCAGGCTGTTCTTTACAAGCGGGGCGAAGAACAGGATGCTGTTGTGGTTGACCCTAACACACTTAGTGAGGACGGAACAATTGCAATGACGAACTACGCTTTTAGTAATGATGGAGCGTATATTGCCTATGCCACCTCCTTACATGGAAGTGATTGGCAGCAAATTCATGTAAGGGATATTCAGAGTGGACAAGACTTGGAAGATCATATTCGCTATGTAAAATTTACAGCCATTGCATGGGCACCAGATCATTCTGGATTTTTCTATAGTCGTTTCCCCGAGCCAGGAAGTGTCGAAAAAGAAGATGAAAGCAATTACAATGCCGTTTATTTTCATAAGCTCGGAACTAGTCAAGATGATGACCCTTTAGTTCACGAACAACCAGACGAAAAAGAGCTAATGTTCTCACCAATGATAAGCGATGATGAAAAACATCTCTGTCTACACGTATTTCAAGGAACCGCTTCAGAAAATAGAGTGTTTGTTAAAGCTATTGATTCAAAGGTGGAATTTATGCGTCTGCTCGATGATCAAAATGCAGGATACCAATACATTACAAACGAAGGTAGAATCTTTTACTTTCAAACAGACCTAGATAGCCCGAATGGTAGGGTTATTGCAATTGATCTGGATCACCCTGAACCTCAGAATTGGCAGGAAGTCCTACCAGAACAAGATGATGTCATGGATTCCGTGAAATTTATAAACGGAAAGTTCATCGTTGTACTCCTTCATGATGCTCATCATCAATTACACGTCTATAATCAAAATGGAACCTATTTATATCAAATTAAATTACCGATAATCGGTTCATTAACGGAGATGACGTGCCATAAAGAAACAGATGAAATTTATTTTGGCATGACTTCTTTCTTAAGTCCAACAATCATTTATCATTATGAAATGGACGATCCAGACGTTACTGTATTCGCTGAATCAACCCTACCTGTGGATACGACTGATTTTCAAACAGAGCAAGTCTTCTATACCTCAAAGGATGGGTCAAAGATCCCAATGTTCCTTACACATCATAATGACATTAAATTGGATAGCGAAAATCCAGTTATTCTAAATGGGTATGGTGGCTTTAATATTAGCAGAACTCCTTCTTTTAATCCTGCAATTTTACGATGGTTGGAAAAGGGCGGGATTTATGCTGTAGCTAACCTGCGCGGTGGAAATGAGTACGGGGAAAAATGGCATAAAGCTGGAATGCTTGAGAACAAACAAAATGTCTTTGATGACTTTATCGCTGCTGGCGAATGGTTAATTGAAACGAAATATACCAATCAAAAGAAACTCTCCATTATGGGTGGCTCAAATGGAGGTCTGTTAGTCGCAGCTTGTATGCTACAAAGGCCTGATCTATTTGGTGCTGTCATCTGCACGGTTCCTGTAATAGACATGCTACGTTACCATAAATTCACAATCGGTCGTTATTGGATACCCGAGTTTGGAAATCCAGAGAAACCAGAACATTTTCCATTCTTATATGCTTATTCGCCATTGCATAATATAAAGAACGGACAAAAGTATCCACCTATTCTCATAACAACAGCAGAAAGTGATGATCGAGTTTTACCAGCTCATGCAAAAAAGTTCGCTGCCACATTACTCGAGAAAGCGGATAAGGATTCAACAGTCATCCTTCGTCTCGAAGCAAAAGCGGGACATGGACTCGGTAAACCAACATCCAAAGTTATTGATGAATGGGCTGACTTTTATGCATTTTTAGATATGGAATTAAAATAG
- a CDS encoding acetoacetate--CoA ligase, protein MGQIEEGTLLWEPDENQKQQSFLYDYMNWLSERKNLHFDDYHSLWEWSVNEIEAFWKSQWEYFDIRSKQPYETILTSHQMPGPKWFPEATINYTEHIFRNRDKNKPAIIHASEKRETAEVTWEQLYQDTAALQLTLQKLGVQKGDRVVAYVANIYESVVAFLATASLGAIWSSASPDFGIQSVIDRFKQIEPKVMITVDGYNYNGRSFDRTEIVEDIQAELPSLKATIAIPYVNADADFSGFKNAITWSDAIKSKEDLELTYEHIPFNDPLWILFSSGTTGKPKPIVHSQGGILLEHLKALTFHTDLGEDDRFFWFTTTGWMMWNYLVGGLLTGSTIILYDGNPAYPDKKMLWKFAEDTKMTVFGTSASYITACMKEELNPREEFDLRHLKNISSTGSPLPPEGFQWCYENVKSNLWIASASGGTDVCTAFILGAPILPVYAGELQCRGLGAKIESFNDDGEPQIKEVGELVLTEPFPSMPIYFWNDEDGSRLHESYFDMYPGIWRHGDYLKVTDRGTSVIYGRSDATINRGGIRIGTSEIYRAVDQVKEVADSLIVDVPTGSTSFTPLFVVMKEGYKLTDEIQQIIKKQIKEQCSPRHVPSEFHEVTALPTTLNGKKLEIPVKKILMGSPVENVVNKGSLANERSLDYFIQFARKQNQ, encoded by the coding sequence ATGGGACAGATAGAAGAGGGAACATTATTATGGGAACCTGATGAGAACCAAAAACAACAATCATTCCTGTACGATTATATGAATTGGCTAAGCGAACGTAAAAACTTACACTTTGATGATTATCACTCCCTATGGGAATGGTCTGTTAATGAGATAGAAGCATTCTGGAAGTCACAATGGGAATACTTTGATATTCGATCAAAGCAGCCTTATGAAACAATATTAACTTCCCATCAAATGCCTGGACCCAAATGGTTCCCTGAAGCCACAATCAATTATACGGAACATATTTTCAGAAATAGAGATAAAAATAAACCTGCAATTATTCATGCTTCAGAAAAACGAGAGACAGCTGAAGTAACATGGGAGCAACTTTATCAAGATACAGCCGCACTTCAGCTAACACTACAAAAACTCGGTGTCCAAAAAGGTGATCGTGTCGTTGCATATGTCGCTAACATCTATGAATCTGTAGTAGCTTTCTTAGCAACAGCCAGTCTTGGTGCCATTTGGTCTAGTGCTTCCCCTGACTTTGGAATACAAAGTGTCATCGACCGATTTAAACAAATAGAACCTAAAGTGATGATTACAGTTGATGGATATAACTATAACGGAAGAAGTTTTGACCGTACTGAAATTGTAGAGGATATCCAGGCTGAACTACCAAGTTTAAAAGCAACCATTGCAATTCCTTACGTAAACGCAGATGCGGATTTTAGTGGATTTAAAAATGCAATAACATGGTCAGATGCGATTAAGTCAAAAGAGGACCTCGAGCTGACATATGAGCATATACCGTTCAATGATCCGCTATGGATTCTATTTTCATCTGGAACTACTGGAAAGCCAAAACCCATCGTACATAGTCAAGGCGGAATTTTACTCGAACATTTAAAAGCATTAACCTTCCATACAGACTTAGGAGAAGATGACCGCTTTTTCTGGTTTACCACAACGGGCTGGATGATGTGGAACTACCTCGTCGGTGGCCTTCTTACAGGAAGCACCATTATACTATATGATGGGAATCCTGCTTATCCAGATAAGAAGATGCTTTGGAAATTTGCTGAAGACACGAAAATGACTGTATTTGGAACAAGTGCGAGCTACATTACGGCTTGCATGAAAGAAGAACTTAATCCACGCGAGGAGTTTGACCTACGTCATTTAAAAAATATTAGCTCGACAGGATCACCTTTGCCACCTGAAGGCTTCCAATGGTGTTACGAAAATGTTAAAAGCAACTTGTGGATTGCCTCCGCAAGTGGAGGAACTGATGTATGTACAGCATTTATTTTAGGTGCGCCAATTCTACCGGTTTATGCTGGAGAACTCCAGTGTCGTGGGCTTGGTGCAAAAATTGAGAGTTTTAACGACGATGGTGAACCTCAAATAAAAGAAGTAGGCGAATTAGTACTCACCGAACCTTTTCCATCGATGCCGATCTATTTTTGGAATGACGAGGACGGGAGCCGCTTGCATGAAAGTTATTTCGATATGTACCCAGGCATCTGGCGACACGGTGATTACTTAAAAGTTACAGACCGTGGAACCAGCGTTATTTATGGTCGTTCAGACGCAACCATTAACCGTGGGGGTATTCGAATTGGCACCAGCGAAATTTACCGGGCTGTCGATCAGGTGAAGGAAGTGGCTGATAGTTTAATTGTAGACGTCCCAACTGGTAGTACTTCTTTTACACCCCTATTTGTTGTAATGAAAGAAGGGTATAAGTTAACCGATGAGATCCAGCAGATAATTAAAAAACAAATCAAAGAACAATGCTCACCGCGTCATGTACCGTCCGAATTTCACGAAGTAACAGCTTTACCTACGACATTAAATGGGAAAAAACTAGAAATACCAGTAAAGAAAATCTTAATGGGTAGCCCTGTTGAAAACGTAGTGAATAAAGGTTCATTAGCGAATGAGAGATCATTGGATTACTTTATTCAATTTGCTAGAAAACAAAATCAATAG
- the thiD gene encoding bifunctional hydroxymethylpyrimidine kinase/phosphomethylpyrimidine kinase — translation MTQVPSVLTIAGTDPSGGAGIQADLKTFQELKSYGMSVITTVVAQNTTGVQDVHHLPIQMIEQQLESVITDIPVHAFKTGMIAHIDMMKVIAEKIPKLDAPYVMDPVMVATSGDPLIEEKARLYLREKLLPLTTLVTPNIPEAEYITGDKIDTTDDMKQAAEQIVVNFGANGALIKGGHLKGDAVDFLYDGTSMHTFSSKRIDTTNTHGTGCTYSAAITAYLSQGLPLQKAVEKAKHFVTAAIKHSFSIGSGNGPTNHWASREERVKR, via the coding sequence ATGACTCAAGTTCCATCCGTACTTACTATTGCCGGCACTGACCCCAGCGGAGGAGCTGGTATCCAAGCAGACTTAAAAACATTTCAGGAACTCAAAAGCTATGGCATGTCGGTCATTACAACCGTTGTTGCTCAAAATACAACTGGCGTTCAAGATGTACACCACCTTCCTATTCAAATGATTGAGCAACAGTTGGAATCCGTGATTACGGATATACCAGTTCACGCATTTAAAACAGGAATGATTGCACATATTGACATGATGAAGGTAATTGCAGAAAAAATCCCAAAACTTGATGCCCCTTATGTAATGGATCCTGTCATGGTTGCTACAAGTGGTGATCCATTAATCGAAGAAAAAGCACGCCTTTATTTACGCGAAAAGCTTTTACCATTAACCACTTTGGTCACACCAAATATCCCAGAAGCAGAATATATTACTGGAGATAAAATTGATACAACCGATGATATGAAACAAGCAGCTGAGCAAATCGTGGTGAATTTTGGTGCTAACGGTGCCCTTATTAAAGGTGGACACTTAAAAGGTGATGCTGTTGATTTTTTATATGACGGGACATCCATGCACACGTTTTCTTCTAAACGAATCGATACAACAAACACACATGGAACGGGATGCACGTATTCAGCTGCAATCACTGCTTATTTAAGCCAAGGATTACCTTTACAAAAAGCAGTTGAAAAAGCAAAACATTTTGTAACAGCTGCTATTAAGCATTCCTTTTCAATTGGCTCTGGAAATGGGCCTACCAATCATTGGGCAAGCCGAGAAGAAAGGGTGAAACGATGA